The following DNA comes from Microcella sp..
CAGCCGCGATGGCCTCGGCCTGGGCGTGGGCCTCGGCCGTCGCTTGCGCAGCGGCAGAGGGGGAGTGGTTCTCGTTCTCGCGGGCGGCCACAGCGGCACATCCTTCCAGTCGGGCAGAGACTTAAGATTACCGGCATGACATCGACTCGCCGCCCTGAGCGCCCCGCGACCCCTCCCGAGCTGCTCGAGACTCTCCGTCGCCACGTGCGCGACGGGCTGCCGCAGGCGATCGGCGACTTGTCGACGCTCGTGCGCATCCCCTCCGTGTCGTGGGATGGCTTCGATGCCGACCACGTGCAGCGATCAGCCGAGCACACCGCCGAGCTGCTGCGCGACCTCGACATCTTCGAGTCGGTCATCATCGATCGCGCTCCGACCCCGAGCGGCGCCCTCGGCCAGCCGGCGGTGCTCGCCCGCCGCGCAGCCCGCGGTGGTCGACCCACCGTGCTGCTCTACGCGCACCATGACGTGCAGCCCCCGGGAGACGACGCTGGCTGGGATTCGCCCCCCTACGAGCCGACGCTGCGCGGCGATCGCCTCTACGGCCGCGGCGCCGCCGACGACAAGGCGGGCGTCGTGGCGCACGTCGCGGCTGTGCGCGCCCTGCTCGACGTCGATCCCGACCCCGACGTGGGACTCGCCGTGTTCATCGAGGGGGAGGAGGAGTTCGGCTCGCGATCGTTCGCGGCACTGCTCGAGCGTCACCGCGAGCTGCTGGCCGCCGACGTCATCGTCGTGGCCGATTCTGACAACTGGTCGGTCGACACGCCGTCGCTGACGGTCGCCCTGCGGGGCAACGTGACCTTCTCTCTCACCGTGTCGACTCTCGAGCACGCATCGCATTCCGGCATGCTCGGCGGCGCGGTTCCGGATGCGATGCTCGCGACGGTCGCCCTGCTGGCGACACTGCACGACGCCGAGGGGTCTGTCGCTGTCGAGGGTTTGACCTCGCACGAGCAAGAGGTTCCCGACCTGCCGGACGAACGCCTCCGCTCTGACGCTGGACTGCTCGAGGGCGTGCGTCCGATCGGGCGCGGACCAGTGCTGCACCGCCTGTGGGCGCAGCCAGCCCTCACCGTGACCGGCATCGACGCGCCGAGCGTGCAGAACGCCTCGAACACCTTGGCGCCGACCATCACAGTCAAGATCAGTGCACGCATCGCGCCGGGGCAGCGCGCTGCCGATGCCTTCGCCGCAATCGAACGCCACCTGCACGCGCACGCCCCCTTCGGGGCTCACCTGAGCATCGCCTCGGTCGACCTCGGTGATCCGTTCCTCGTCGATGTCGACGGGTGGGCCGCCGATGAGGCGATCGTCGCCATGACCGAGGCATGGGGTGCCGCACCCGTGCTCGCGGGAGTCGGGGGCTCGATTCCCTTCATCTCGCAGCTCGTCGAGACCTTCCCCGAGGCTCAGGTGCTCGTGACAGGAGTCGAAGACCCCGAGACGCGTGCTCACAGCCCCAACGAATCGCTGCACCTCGGCGTGCTGCACCGGGCGGTGCTGACTGAATCGGTTCTGCTCGCGCGGCTCAACGCGGGTGCCAACCTCGGCTGAGCATCCAGCAACGCGGCGTACACTGGCGACAGCAAGCCGATCTCTCGAGGAGTCACCATGACCGATACCGCATTGACCACGCACGGCGTCAGCCTGACCGAGGCCGCCTCGGCGAAAGTGCGCTCGCTGCTCGATCAGGAGGGCCGCGATGACCTGCGCTTGCGGCTCGCCGTGCAGCCCGGCGGCTGCTCGGGTCTCATCTATCAGCTGTACTTCGATGAGCGCGTGCTCGACGGTGACGCCTTGCGCGATTTCGACGGTGTCGAGGTGGTCGTCGACAAGATGAGCGTGCCCTATCTCGACGGCGCATCGATCGACTTCGAAGACACGATTCAGAAGCAGGGCTTCACGATCGACAACCCCAACGCCGGCGGTAGCTGCGCGTGCGGTGACAGCTTCCACTAGGTCGATTCGTGGGCGGTTGCGGAGCGTCGCTGGGCGCTGTCGCGGTCGACCGTGACATAGACTGAAAACCAGTTCACAACCCTGCCACGAGAGGTTTCCGGTGCGTTCCAACCGACGTCTTCGCTTGACGGCGATCCCGCTCGCCCTCGTCACCACGGTGGCACTCGCGGGCTGCACGACACAGATGCAACTGGGCTGGTTGCCCACCGAGCCGGGCACCACGAACCAGGTCGACCGTGTGGTCGGCCTCTGGGTCACGTCGTGGATCGTGCTGCTTGTCGTCGGCGTCATCACGTGGGGGCTGATCATCTGGGCGGCGATCGTCTACCGCCGTCGCAAGGGCCAGACCGGCCTCCCGGTGCAGTTGCGCTACAACATGCCGATCGAGGTGTTGTACACCGTCGTTCCGCTCATCCTCGTGCTCGGGTTCTTCGCCTTCACCGCCCGTGATCAGGCGATCATCGAGGCGCCCCTCGAAGACCCCGACGTCACGATCGAAGTCTTCGGCAAGCGCTGGGCGTGGGACTTCAACTACATCACCGATGATGTCTACTACTCGGGAATCCAGGCGCAAGAGACTGGCCCGAACAACACCATCGACATGTCGACGCTTCCGACCCTGTACCTGCCGGTCGGCCAGAAGGTCGAGATCAAGCTCGAGTCGCGCGACGTCATCCACTCGTTCTGGATCGTCGACTTCCTCTACAAGAAAGACATGTTCCCGGGCGAGAACGAGACCAACTACTGGTACTTCATCCCCGAGAAAGAGGGGAGCTACATGGGCAAGTGCGCCGAGCTGTGCGGCGAATTCCACTCCCTGATGCTCTTCAACGTCGAGGTCGTCTCGGTCGCCGAGTACGACGCCTACATCGAGTCGCTGCGGGCTCAAGGCAACGTCGGTCGACTCGGCCCTGAGTTCAACACCAACACGAACCTGCCGGGCACCGGCTCCAGCGAAGAGGAGTAGGCGGCTCATGACCACGACCGCACCTCGTCCATCCGTGTCGGGCCCAGCGCCCGAGCACGTCTCACCGACCGTTCGCCGCAAGGGCAACGTGCTCGTCGGCTGGATCACGACGACCGACCACAAGACGATCGGGTACATGTACCTGATCACGTCGTTTATCTACTTCCTCATCGGCGGTGTGATGGCGCTCGTGATTCGTGCGCAGCTCTTCGCGCCGGGCCTCGAGATCGTGGCGACGAAAGAGCAGTACAACCAGCTGTTTACGATGCACGGCACGATCATGCTGCTCATGTTCGCGACGCCGCTCTTCGCCGGCTTTGCCAACGTGCTGATGCCACTGCAGATCGGTGCTCCCGACGTCGCCTTCCCGCGACTCAACGCCTTCGCCTACTGGCTCTACTCGTTCGGTTCGCTCATCGCGGTCGCAGGGTTCCTGACTCCTCAGGGCGCCGCCTCGTTCGGGTGGTTCGCCTATGCGCCGCTCTCGAGTCAAACCTTCACACCAGGGCTCGGCGGCAATATGTGGGTCTTCGGGCTCACGATGAGCGGGTTCGGCACGATTCTCGGCGCAGTGAACTTCATCACGACGATCATCACGATGCGTGCTCCCGGCATGACGATGTGGCGCATGCCGATCTTCACGTGGAACACGCTCGTGACGTCGCTGCTCGTGCTCATGGCCTTCCCGGTGCTCGCGGCATCGCTGTTCGCCCTGGGCTCCGACCGAATGTTCGGGTCGCACGTGTTCGACGCGGCCACGGGCGGCGCCATCTTGTGGCAGCACCTGTTTTGGTTCTTTGGGCACCCCGAGGTGTACATCCTGGCGCTGCCGTTCTTCGGCATCGTGTCAGAGATCATCCCGGTCTTCAGCCGCAAGCCGATCTTCGGGTACAAGACTCTCGTCTACGCGACGATCGCCATCGCGGCACTCTCGATGACGGTGTGGGCCCACCACATGTACGTGACCGGCTCGGTGCTTCTGCCGTTCTTCGCGCTCATGACGATGCTCATCGCGGTGCCCACGGGCGTGAAGATCTTCAACTGGATCGGCACGATGTGGCGCGGCTCGGTGACGTTCGAGAGCCCCATGGTGTTCACGATCGGGTTCTTGATCACGTTCGTCTTCGGCGGTCTCACCGGCGTGATCCTCGCCTCGCCGCCGCTTGACTTCGTGGTCTCCGACTCGTACTTCGTCGTGGCGCACTTCCACTACGTCGTGTTCGGCACGGTGGTGTTCGCCATGTTCGCCGGCTTCTACTTCTGGTGGCCCAAGTGGACAGGCAAGATGCTCAACGAGAGCCTCGGCCAGATTCACTTCTGGACCCTCTTCATCGGGTTCCACGCGACCTTCCTCGTGCAGCACTGGCTGGGTGTGGTCGGAATGCCGCGGCGATACGCGACGTACCTCGTGGAAGACGGCTTCACCTGGATGAACCAGCTCTCGACCCTGGGCTCGATTCTGCTGGCAGCCTCGATGATCCCGTTCCTGCTGAACGTCTACATCACGGCGCGTCGCGCACCGCTGGTGACCGTCAACGACCCGTGGGGCTATGGCCGCTCGCTCGAGTGGGCGACGTCGTGCCCGCCCCCGCGTCACAACTTCACGTCGATCCCGCGCATCCGTTCCGAGTCGCCCGCCTTCGACCTGAACCACCCCGAGGCAGGCATTCCCGTCGGAATCGGACCCGGCAAAGACGCTCCAGAGGCGCCGGTGCGCGATCTCGCCGACGGCGAAGTGAAGTAGGGCTGACGACATGAAGACCAACATCAACCTGTTCTGGATCCTGACGGGCTTCTTCGCTCTTCTGGCGGCCATCTACGTGGTGTGGGCGATCATCGACACGGGCCAGGTCGAGTGGGTCGGTGCCGTAGCACTGTCGCTGTGCGCCGTACTGTCGTTGTTCATCGCGTTCTACCTGCGCCTCGTCTACCGCAACCAGGGCGGCGAACTCGCAGAAGACCGCTACGACGCCGGCATCGACGACGGCGACGCCGAGCAGGGCTTTTTCCCGCCGTGGAGCTGGTGGCCGGTAATTCTCGCCGCAGGCGCTGCAGTAGCCTTCCTCGGGCTCTCGATCTCGTTCTGGATCGTCGCCTATGCCGTGCCGTTCGCTCTGATCGGCCTCGTCGGCTGGGTCTACGAGTACTACCGCGGCAACTTCGGTCGCTGACGTGGCTCGGGTTCGCCGGGCGACGCAGGCCGACGCTGATGCCATCTTCGCCCTCGTTCGACAGCTCGGCGCGACGTTCGTGCCGGTGCGGGCCGCCTTCGACGCCAGCCTGACGACCATTCTCAATGATGACGATGCGCTGCTGCTGGTCGGCGAGGCAGACGACGGAACCGTGCAGGGCTACGCCCTCACGACCATCACGCGCCTGCTGTCGACCAATGGCCCGTCGGCGCAATTGCAGGAGATCGCCGTGGACGAGGCAGCCCGAGGTCTCGCGCTGGGCACGATGCTCGTGCACGAGGTCGAGTCAGAGTGCATCGCTCGTGGAGTGCGGCAACTGACCGTCGCTGCACGCCGCGCCGGCGGCTTCTACGACCGACTCGGCTACTCGCAGAACGCCGAGTTCATGCGTCGGGTCTTCTAGCCACCACGAGAATCACGCACTCGTGCATCTCGCTACCGAGCGGCTCGACATTAGCCCGCTGACAGCGGCAGAGGCGCAGGCCTTTGCTGACTATCGGCGCGAGCCCGACGTCGCGCGCTACCAGAGCTGGCATACTGACTTCTCGCTCGCCGACGCCGAAGCGCTCATCCGCGAGCAGCCGAGGCTGGGCTTTCCCGCTGCGGGTGAATGGGTGCAGTATGGCCTTCGACTGCGAAGCGGCACCGTGTCGACGCTCGTCGGCGATGTCGCGGTGGGCGCCGATGCCGCGCAACCCGACACCTACGAGCTGGGTGTGACGCTCGACCCTCGGCACCAGGGGAGCGGCTATGCAGCAGAAGGGCTCGAGGCGATCATCCACGGTCTCATGGCCGACCACGGCGCGCACCGGATCGTCATGCAGGGGGATGCGCGCAATACCGCTGTGCTCACGCTCATGCGACGACTCGACCTGAGGCACGAGGGCTCGGTCGTCGAGGGCGACTGGTTCAAGGGCGAGTGGACGACCCTCGAGCGGTTCGCGCTTTTGCGCCGCGAGTGGCAAGCGCGCTGAGCTACGTGCGAGACGAGAACGACCCCGCCCTTCTTGTCGAGGGGCGGGGCCGTTCTACCGTCGTTCGCTAGTGCTTCTGCGATTCGAGCTCGTTCTGCGTGACCGGCGCGATGCGGTCTTCGAAGAACCAGCGTGAGAGGCTTGCCCGTACCCGCTGGTTGACCGTGATCTTGCCTTGGTCGTTGGGGCGCACCATGATCGGCTGATACTCGTCGAAGCTGACGAGCTTCCAGCGCTCGAAGTCGTCGAGCTGCTCGTGCACCTCGATGTACTCGCCGCCTGGAAGCCGCACGATGCGACCCGACTCGAACCCGTGCAGGGCGATCTCGCGATCTTTGCGCTGCAGCGCCAGGCAGACGCGCTTCGTGATGAAGTAGGCCACGAACGGGCCAAAGACCGTCGCGAGCTGAAGAGCGAGAATCACTCCCTCGATCGATAGCCGGAAGTGCGTAGCGATGAGGTCCGAGCTCGCGGCCGCCCAGAGCGCGGCGTAGAACGTGACTCCCGCGGCACCGATGGCCGTGCGCGTAGGCGCGTTGCGGGGGCGCTCGGCGATGTGGTGCTCGCGACGGTCGCCCGTGACCCAGGCCTCGAAGAAGGGGTAGAGGCCGACAGCCGCGAGGAACACCAGGAGGCCGACGAGGGGGATCAGCACGCCGAACGCCCAGGTGAAGCCGAACGGGTCGACGAAGTCGAGGTTCGGCGGAATCAGTCGCAGAGCGCCGTCGGCGAAACCGATATACCAGTCAGGCTGCGTGCCTGCCGAGACGGGGGAGGGGTCGTACGGACCATAGTTCCAGATCGGGTTGATCGTGAAGAAGGAGGCGATCAGTACGATCACGCCGAAGACGAGGAAGAAGAACCCGGCAGCCTTGGCAGCGAAGCCCGGCAGAATCGGCGAGCCCACGACGTTGTCGTTGGTGCGACCCGGGGCCGCAAACTGCGTGTGCTTGTTGACCACCATCAGCACGAGGTGAATGCCGATGAGGGCGATCGTGATCGCGGGCAGCAGCATGATATGCAGCACGTACAGACGAGGAATGATGTCGGTTCCTGGGAACTCGTCGCCGAACAGCAGGTACGAGATCCATGCACCGGCGACCGGCACAGCTTTGATCATGCCATCGATGATGCGCAGGCCGTTGCCCGAAAGCAGGTCGTCGGGCAGCGAGTAGCCCGTGAAGCCGAGGGCCATCGCCATGACGAACAGCAGGAAGCCGACCACCCAGTTGAACTCGCGCGGCTTGCGGAACGCGCCGGTGAAGAACACGCGAAGCATGTGCAGCCCGATAGCCGCGACGAACAGCAACGCCGCCCAGTGGTGCACCTGCCGCATGAGCAGACCGCCGCGAATCTCGAACGATATGTCGAGCGACGAGTGATACGCCACCGACATCGGGATTCCCTGCAGCGGTACATACGAGCCTGAGTACTCGACCTCGGTCATCGACGGGTCGAAGAAGAAGGTCAGGAAGGTGCCGCTCAGCAGAATGACGACGAAGCTGTAGAGCGCGACCTCACCCAGCATGAACGACCAGTGGTCGGGGAAGATCTTGCGCCCGAGCGCCTTGACAGCGGTCGAGGCGCTCGTGCGCTCGTCGACGTAGTTGGCCGCCCAGCCCGTGAACCGCATGCCGCGCCCGGGCGCGGTCTCGGTCGACGGCGTCGGCGGGGTCGCAGTGGTACTCACAGTTGACGCTCCCAGAAGCTCGGACCCACAGGTTCGGTGAAGTCGCTCTTCGCGACGAGGTAACCCTCTTCATCCACAGTGATCGGGAGCTGGGGGAGGGGTCGTGCCGCCGGGCCGAAGATGACCTCGCAGTGGTTCGCGACGTCAAACTGCGACTGGTGGCACGGGCACAGCAGGTGGTGCGTCTGCTGCTCATACAGCGCGACGGGGCACCCGACGTGCGTGCAGATCTTGGAGTAGGCGACGATGCCGTCGTACGACCAGTCGGCCTTGGCCGGGTCTTCGTTGAGCTCGTCAACGGGCAGACGCATCAGCAGAACTGCGGCCTTCGCCTTCTCTTCGAGCCGGTGCGACTCGAGCTCGGCGAGGCCTTCGGGGATCACGTGGAAAGCCGAACCGATCGTGACCTCCGAGGCCTTGATGGGCGTTCCAGAGGGGTCGCGGGCCAGTCGAGTGCCGGTCTCCCACATGGTGTGCTTCAGAAGCGCAACGGGGTCTTCGGCCGGCGCTAGGTCGCGGAAGAGGGCGATCGCCGGAATGGGCGTGGCGACGAGCGCACCGATCAGCGAGTTGCGCACGAGGCTGCGGCGAGTGAAGCCCGACTCGGCGTTCGCCTCTCGGAAGATCTCCACTGCGCGCTCACGACTTTCGTCGCTGCCACGGGTGGGGTGACGCTCTTCGACCTCTTCGTGTCCGTGCATGAGGGCCTTTGACCAGTGCACAGCACCGATGCCGATGCCCAGCAGGCCGAGCGTGATGCCCACACCGATGAGCATGTTGTTCAGACGGATCGTGCTGGGGTCGCCCTCTTCGATCGGGAAGAGGATGTAGGCCACTACGGCGAGCACGCTGCCGATCACCGAGAGGAAGAAGAGCACCGAGATGGTGCGCTCGGCCTGTCGAGCTTTCTTGGGGTCGAGATCGGTGACACGCAGGCGCTCCGGCGGGAACCCCGGGTTGGGGACGCGATCGGCACGCACCACCGCGACGGCGGGTGCCGGCGCGCCGTGGTCGTCCTGCCGTGCGACGGCCGTGCCGGCGTTCTCGCCGTTGTCGGGGCCGTCGTGAGCGTCAGCCATGGTCGTCCTTTCCTAGAAGTGCTAAGCGGCTCAGTTGGACTTGGCAGTGAGCCAGATGGTCACTGCCACGAGTCCGCCGAGGCCGAAGATCCAGATGAAGAGGCCCTCAGATACGGGGCCGAGGCTACCGAGGTCCCACCCGCCGACCGAGGGGTTCTCCTCGACGTAGAGCAGGTAGGTGATGATGTCGTTCTTCTCCTCGGGCGTGAGGTTCAGGTCGCTGAAGACAGGCATGTTTTGCGGACCCGTGACCATCGCGCCGTAGATGTGCACGGGGTCGACACCCGCGAGGCCCGGTGCCCACTTGCCCTCAGTCAGGGCACCGCCGGCGCCCGCGACGTTGTGGCACATCGCGCAGTTGATGCGGAACAGCTCGGCGCCGATCGCGGCGTCACCATCTCCCGCGATGTAGCGGTCGGCAGGCACTGCCGGGCCAGGCGCGAGGTCGGCGACCCACGCGGCCATGGCGTCGATCTGCTCTTGCGTGAACTGCACGGGCTTGACCTCAGCCTGCGGACCCGAGGCGGCCATCGGCATGCGGCCGGTGCCCACCTGGAAGTCGACCGCTAGTGCGCCCGCACCGATGAGCGTCGGGCCAGCTGCGGTGCCCTCGGCGTCGAGGCCGTGGCAGCTGGCGCAGTTCGCCGCGAAGAGCTTGCCGCCTTCGTCGATCAGTTGCGCACTGGCCGCGGTCGTCTCGGCGGTCGCGGTGGTCGTCGCCAGAGCGTACGCGCCTCCGGTCGCCAGCAGACCGACCACGAGGAGCGCTGCGGTGGCGAGCGGTGACCGACGGCCGGCACGACGAGCGGATGCGGGGGAAGTAGGAGCCATGGTGTGGTGCGTCTCGATTCTGCGGTTATTGGAGCACGTAGATGACGAGGAAGAGGCCGATCCAGACCACGTCGACGAAGTGCCAGTAATAGGAGACCACGATTGCGCTTGTCGCGTCCCTGTGTGTGAAGACCTTCACGGCGTATGCGCGGCCGATCACCAGCAGGAACGCAATCAATCCGCCCGTGACGTGCAGACCGTGGAAGCCGGTGGTGAGGTAGAAGGCCGACCCAAAGGCATCTGAGTTGAGGGTGACGAACTCGCTCGTGAGAATCGAGTACTCGTAGACCTGGCCAACGACGAAGATCGCGCCCAGGGCATAGGTCAAGAAGAACCACTCGACCATGCCCCACTTGGCGGGAGACCACCCGGTGCGTCGCGCTTGCAGGCGCTCTGCCGCGAACACGCCGAACTGGCACGTGACGCTCGACGAGACCAGGATCAGGGTATTGATCAAGGCGAAGGTGACATCGAACTTCTCTGTTCCGGCTTCCCACAGCCCCGGTGACGTGGAGCGCAAGGTGAAGTAGATGGCGAACAAGCCGGCGAAGAACATCACCTCGCTGCCCAGCCAGACGATCGTGCCCACGGCGACGACGTTCGGTCGATTGATCGTTGGCGCGCTGAGCGAGCTCGAGAGTGCAGTACTGGTCACTCGACCATTATGACCGATGTTCCTGCGAGCGAAGGCCCGTCGACATGCCCGATTGAGCCGAGAAAGTAGCATCGAGTCATGTCGACGACTCCCACGTGGCCCAGCATCCTGTCGCGAATGCTCGATGGCGACGATCTCTCGATCGCTGACGCCTCGTGGGCGATGGAGCAGGTGGTCGCCGGTGAGGCGACAGAAGCGCAGCTCGGTGGTTTCCTGGTCGCCTTGCGGGCGAAGGGCGAGACGGTCGACGAGATCGTCGGATTCCGGGATGCTGCGCTGCGGCATGCGCGATCGATCGAGATCGACCCCATGGTTCTCGACATCGTCGGCACAGGGGGAGACCCGTTCGGAGCCGTCGTCAACGTCTCGTCGATTGCGTCGATCGTCGTCGCAGCGGCGGGGGTGCCCGTCGCCAAGCACGGCAATCGGGCGGCGAGCTCGTCGTCGGGCGCCTCAGATGTGCTGAGCGTTCTCGGCGTCAACATCGAGCTCGAACCCGAGCAGGTTGCGCGCGTGTTCGACGAGGTCGGGCTCACCTATCTCAACGCCGCGGTCTTCCATCCGGGCTTCCGGCATGCGGGGCCGCCCCGTAGACAGCTCGGCATCTCGACGGTCTTCAACATTCTGGGGCCGCTCTGCAACCCCGCACGGCCCGAGGCCTCGGCGGTCGGAGTCGCGAGTCTCGACCGCGTGCCGCTCATGGTGGGCGTCTTCCGCACGCGAGGGGCGACTGCGCTCGTCTATCGCGGTGACGACGGCATCGACAAGATCACGACGACCGGGCACAGCCATATCTGGGAGGTCTCGCGCGGGTTCGTCACCGAGCACGACCTCGACCCGCGCGA
Coding sequences within:
- the qcrB gene encoding cytochrome bc1 complex cytochrome b subunit; this encodes MSTTATPPTPSTETAPGRGMRFTGWAANYVDERTSASTAVKALGRKIFPDHWSFMLGEVALYSFVVILLSGTFLTFFFDPSMTEVEYSGSYVPLQGIPMSVAYHSSLDISFEIRGGLLMRQVHHWAALLFVAAIGLHMLRVFFTGAFRKPREFNWVVGFLLFVMAMALGFTGYSLPDDLLSGNGLRIIDGMIKAVPVAGAWISYLLFGDEFPGTDIIPRLYVLHIMLLPAITIALIGIHLVLMVVNKHTQFAAPGRTNDNVVGSPILPGFAAKAAGFFFLVFGVIVLIASFFTINPIWNYGPYDPSPVSAGTQPDWYIGFADGALRLIPPNLDFVDPFGFTWAFGVLIPLVGLLVFLAAVGLYPFFEAWVTGDRREHHIAERPRNAPTRTAIGAAGVTFYAALWAAASSDLIATHFRLSIEGVILALQLATVFGPFVAYFITKRVCLALQRKDREIALHGFESGRIVRLPGGEYIEVHEQLDDFERWKLVSFDEYQPIMVRPNDQGKITVNQRVRASLSRWFFEDRIAPVTQNELESQKH
- the trpD gene encoding anthranilate phosphoribosyltransferase, which translates into the protein MSTTPTWPSILSRMLDGDDLSIADASWAMEQVVAGEATEAQLGGFLVALRAKGETVDEIVGFRDAALRHARSIEIDPMVLDIVGTGGDPFGAVVNVSSIASIVVAAAGVPVAKHGNRAASSSSGASDVLSVLGVNIELEPEQVARVFDEVGLTYLNAAVFHPGFRHAGPPRRQLGISTVFNILGPLCNPARPEASAVGVASLDRVPLMVGVFRTRGATALVYRGDDGIDKITTTGHSHIWEVSRGFVTEHDLDPRELGIATSQIDDLLGSTPEHNAGLARAVLAGDSGPVRDIVLLNAAAGLVSFRLAQDPEQLRRPLLERLDEQLAVAAESIDSGAAAAKLDAWSAATRR
- a CDS encoding HesB/IscA family protein, coding for MTDTALTTHGVSLTEAASAKVRSLLDQEGRDDLRLRLAVQPGGCSGLIYQLYFDERVLDGDALRDFDGVEVVVDKMSVPYLDGASIDFEDTIQKQGFTIDNPNAGGSCACGDSFH
- a CDS encoding GNAT family N-acetyltransferase produces the protein MHLATERLDISPLTAAEAQAFADYRREPDVARYQSWHTDFSLADAEALIREQPRLGFPAAGEWVQYGLRLRSGTVSTLVGDVAVGADAAQPDTYELGVTLDPRHQGSGYAAEGLEAIIHGLMADHGAHRIVMQGDARNTAVLTLMRRLDLRHEGSVVEGDWFKGEWTTLERFALLRREWQAR
- the ctaE gene encoding aa3-type cytochrome oxidase subunit III; this translates as MTSTALSSSLSAPTINRPNVVAVGTIVWLGSEVMFFAGLFAIYFTLRSTSPGLWEAGTEKFDVTFALINTLILVSSSVTCQFGVFAAERLQARRTGWSPAKWGMVEWFFLTYALGAIFVVGQVYEYSILTSEFVTLNSDAFGSAFYLTTGFHGLHVTGGLIAFLLVIGRAYAVKVFTHRDATSAIVVSYYWHFVDVVWIGLFLVIYVLQ
- the qcrA gene encoding cytochrome bc1 complex Rieske iron-sulfur subunit, whose protein sequence is MADAHDGPDNGENAGTAVARQDDHGAPAPAVAVVRADRVPNPGFPPERLRVTDLDPKKARQAERTISVLFFLSVIGSVLAVVAYILFPIEEGDPSTIRLNNMLIGVGITLGLLGIGIGAVHWSKALMHGHEEVEERHPTRGSDESRERAVEIFREANAESGFTRRSLVRNSLIGALVATPIPAIALFRDLAPAEDPVALLKHTMWETGTRLARDPSGTPIKASEVTIGSAFHVIPEGLAELESHRLEEKAKAAVLLMRLPVDELNEDPAKADWSYDGIVAYSKICTHVGCPVALYEQQTHHLLCPCHQSQFDVANHCEVIFGPAARPLPQLPITVDEEGYLVAKSDFTEPVGPSFWERQL
- a CDS encoding GNAT family N-acetyltransferase, coding for MARVRRATQADADAIFALVRQLGATFVPVRAAFDASLTTILNDDDALLLVGEADDGTVQGYALTTITRLLSTNGPSAQLQEIAVDEAARGLALGTMLVHEVESECIARGVRQLTVAARRAGGFYDRLGYSQNAEFMRRVF
- a CDS encoding dipeptidase translates to MTSTRRPERPATPPELLETLRRHVRDGLPQAIGDLSTLVRIPSVSWDGFDADHVQRSAEHTAELLRDLDIFESVIIDRAPTPSGALGQPAVLARRAARGGRPTVLLYAHHDVQPPGDDAGWDSPPYEPTLRGDRLYGRGAADDKAGVVAHVAAVRALLDVDPDPDVGLAVFIEGEEEFGSRSFAALLERHRELLAADVIVVADSDNWSVDTPSLTVALRGNVTFSLTVSTLEHASHSGMLGGAVPDAMLATVALLATLHDAEGSVAVEGLTSHEQEVPDLPDERLRSDAGLLEGVRPIGRGPVLHRLWAQPALTVTGIDAPSVQNASNTLAPTITVKISARIAPGQRAADAFAAIERHLHAHAPFGAHLSIASVDLGDPFLVDVDGWAADEAIVAMTEAWGAAPVLAGVGGSIPFISQLVETFPEAQVLVTGVEDPETRAHSPNESLHLGVLHRAVLTESVLLARLNAGANLG
- a CDS encoding cytochrome c oxidase subunit 4, with the protein product MKTNINLFWILTGFFALLAAIYVVWAIIDTGQVEWVGAVALSLCAVLSLFIAFYLRLVYRNQGGELAEDRYDAGIDDGDAEQGFFPPWSWWPVILAAGAAVAFLGLSISFWIVAYAVPFALIGLVGWVYEYYRGNFGR
- the qcrC gene encoding cytochrome bc1 complex diheme cytochrome c subunit, giving the protein MAPTSPASARRAGRRSPLATAALLVVGLLATGGAYALATTTATAETTAASAQLIDEGGKLFAANCASCHGLDAEGTAAGPTLIGAGALAVDFQVGTGRMPMAASGPQAEVKPVQFTQEQIDAMAAWVADLAPGPAVPADRYIAGDGDAAIGAELFRINCAMCHNVAGAGGALTEGKWAPGLAGVDPVHIYGAMVTGPQNMPVFSDLNLTPEEKNDIITYLLYVEENPSVGGWDLGSLGPVSEGLFIWIFGLGGLVAVTIWLTAKSN
- the ctaC gene encoding aa3-type cytochrome oxidase subunit II: MRSNRRLRLTAIPLALVTTVALAGCTTQMQLGWLPTEPGTTNQVDRVVGLWVTSWIVLLVVGVITWGLIIWAAIVYRRRKGQTGLPVQLRYNMPIEVLYTVVPLILVLGFFAFTARDQAIIEAPLEDPDVTIEVFGKRWAWDFNYITDDVYYSGIQAQETGPNNTIDMSTLPTLYLPVGQKVEIKLESRDVIHSFWIVDFLYKKDMFPGENETNYWYFIPEKEGSYMGKCAELCGEFHSLMLFNVEVVSVAEYDAYIESLRAQGNVGRLGPEFNTNTNLPGTGSSEEE
- the ctaD gene encoding aa3-type cytochrome oxidase subunit I, which encodes MTTTAPRPSVSGPAPEHVSPTVRRKGNVLVGWITTTDHKTIGYMYLITSFIYFLIGGVMALVIRAQLFAPGLEIVATKEQYNQLFTMHGTIMLLMFATPLFAGFANVLMPLQIGAPDVAFPRLNAFAYWLYSFGSLIAVAGFLTPQGAASFGWFAYAPLSSQTFTPGLGGNMWVFGLTMSGFGTILGAVNFITTIITMRAPGMTMWRMPIFTWNTLVTSLLVLMAFPVLAASLFALGSDRMFGSHVFDAATGGAILWQHLFWFFGHPEVYILALPFFGIVSEIIPVFSRKPIFGYKTLVYATIAIAALSMTVWAHHMYVTGSVLLPFFALMTMLIAVPTGVKIFNWIGTMWRGSVTFESPMVFTIGFLITFVFGGLTGVILASPPLDFVVSDSYFVVAHFHYVVFGTVVFAMFAGFYFWWPKWTGKMLNESLGQIHFWTLFIGFHATFLVQHWLGVVGMPRRYATYLVEDGFTWMNQLSTLGSILLAASMIPFLLNVYITARRAPLVTVNDPWGYGRSLEWATSCPPPRHNFTSIPRIRSESPAFDLNHPEAGIPVGIGPGKDAPEAPVRDLADGEVK